A stretch of the Ostrea edulis chromosome 9, xbOstEdul1.1, whole genome shotgun sequence genome encodes the following:
- the LOC130050557 gene encoding uncharacterized protein LOC130050557, giving the protein MEMATKYDKEEFKGLSNEEYCIISSQSSDNLGYPKSQVAKYNKDQIKERSNEKECVTMISNQSSDKLGCPKSQIHFPVYRSADVSWPWDGRSSIDYVTSEDAVSDCHIFGGFQVNLKEWEENIDEYVSTHYSEDVDFKLEYQESLWDSLDNENGHRGYDNVTSEDITSDVQTDGHVFGGLQVNLKEWEENIDEYVSTHYSEDVVDLKLEYQKWEENIDEYVSTNYSEDVVDLRLVDQEWKNSFDVQQQKKQDLNTKDVNNNLSTPNIQNGRQLLVDLESSSSRKMEEDIGKVTEKKNEEGQEEKEKKSEKAGRKIMQRLRNLCCCMRRKE; this is encoded by the exons ATGGAAATG GCGACAAAATATGACAAGGAGGAATTCAAGGGGCTTAGTAACGAAGAGTACTGTATTATTAGTAGCCAGTCTTCCGATAACCTTGGATATCCCAAAAGTCAG GTGGCCAAATATAACAAAGACCAAATCAAGGAACGTAGTAATGAAAAGGAATGTGTTACTATGATTAGTAACCAGTCTTCCGATAAACTCGGATGTCCCAAGAGTCAG ATTCATTTTCCCGTATACCGTTCGGCGGATGTGTCA TGGCCTTGGGATGGTCGAAGCAGCATCGACTACGTCACAAGTGAGGATGCCGTGTCTGATTGTCACATCTTCGGAGGTTTCCAAGTCAACCTCAAAGAG TGGGAGGAGAACATTGATGAGTATGTCAGTACCCACTACAGTGAAGATGTCGATTTCAAATTGGAATACCAAGAG TCGCTGTGGGACTCACTCGACAATGAAAATGGTCATCGTGGTTACGACAATGTCACAAGTGAAGACATCACGTCTGATGTCCAGACCGATGGTCACGTCTTCGGAGGTCTACAAGTCAACCTTAAAGAG TGGGAGGAGAACATTGACGAGTATGTCAGTACCCACTACAGTGAAGACGTTGTGGATTTGAAACTGGAATACCAAAAG TGGGAGGAGAACATTGACGAGTATGTCAGTACCAACTACAGTGAAGACGTTGTAGACTTGAGATTGGTAGATCAAGAG TGGAAAAATTCCTTTGATGTACAACAACAAAAGAAGCAAGATTTGAATACAAAGGACGTGAACAACAACCTATCCACACCCAATATTCAGAACGGGAGACAACTCTTGGTAGATCTAGAGAGCAGTTCCTCTAGGAAAATG GAGGAGGACATTGGGAAAGTAACAGAGAAGAAAAATGAAGAGGGtcaagaagaaaaagaaaagaaatccGAGAAAGCAGGG AGGAAGATAATGCAACGTTTGCGGAATTTGTGTTGTTGTATGAG aCGCAAGGAATAG
- the LOC125660088 gene encoding uncharacterized protein LOC125660088 has translation MSDIQTESHTFGSFQVNFKEWEENIDEYVSTHYSEDVVDLKLEYQKSLWDSFDNKDGQCISDHVTSENDVSDIQTESHTFGSFQVNFKEWEENIDEYVSTHYSEDVVDLRLVDQEWEENIDEYVSTHYSEDVVDLKLEYQKSLWDSFGNEDGQCSSDHVASEDHMPDVQTGSHIFEVNLKEWEENIDEYVSTHYSEDVVDLKLEYQKSQWDSFDNEDSQCSSSHVAREDVMSDVQTDSHVFGGLEFNLKEWEENIDEYVSTNYSEDVVDLRLVDQEGENSFEVQQQKVQDLNTEDVKNNVSIPNIQSGRQLLEDTKKSFKWKVFFSPRRKAIFRSRFKHHQTVGDISEEDIENISEEKNDGQEEKEKKSKNAGRKNIMQRLRSLCFCMRRKE, from the exons ATGTCTGATATCCAGACCGAAAGTCACACTTTTGGAAGTTTCCAAGTCAACTTCAAAGAG TGGGAGGAGAACATTGACGAGTATGTCAGTACCCACTACAGTGAAGATGTTGTAGACTTGAAACTGGAATACCAAAAG TCGCTGTGGGACTCATTCGACAATAAAGATGGTCAGTGCATCAGCGATCATGTCACAAGTGAGAATGATGTGTCTGATATCCAGACCGAAAGTCACACATTTGGAAGTTTCCAAGTCAACTTCAAAGAG TGGGAGGAGAACATTGACGAGTATGTCAGTACCCACTACAGTGAAGACGTTGTAGACTTGAGATTGGTAGATCAAGAG TGGGAGGAGAACATTGACGAGTATGTCAGTACCCACTACAGTGAAGACGTTGTGGATTTGAAACTGGAATACCAAAAG TCACTGTGGGACTCATTCGGCAATGAAGACGGTCAGTGCAGTAGCGACCATGTCGCAAGTGAGGACCACATGCCTGATGTCCAAACCGGAAGTCACATATTCGAAGTCAATCTCAAAGAG TGGGAGGAGAATATTGATGAGTATGTCAGTACCCACTACAGTGAAGATGTTGTAGACTTGAAACTGGAATACCAAAAG TCGCAGTGGGACTCATTCGACAATGAAGATAGTCAGTGCAGCAGCAGTCATGTCGCAAGGGAAGATGTCATGTCTGATGTCCAGACCGATAGTCACGTCTTTGGTGGTCTCgaattcaacctcaaagag TGGGAGGAGAACATTGACGAGTATGTCAGTACCAACTACAGTGAGGACGTTGTAGACTTGAGATTGGTAGATCAAGAG GGGGAGAATTCCTTTGAAGTACAACAGCAAAAGGTGCAGGATTTGAATACCGAGGACGTAAAAAACAACGTATCTATACCCAATATTCAGAGCGGGAGACAACTCCTAGAAGATACAAAGAAAAGCTTTAAATGGAAAGTG TTTTTCTCACCAAGAAGAAAGGCAATCTTTCGATCACGATTCAAACACCATCAGACTGTTGGGGACATCAGT GAGGAGGACATTGAGAATATATCAGAGGAAAAAAATGATGGtcaagaagaaaaagaaaagaaatccaAAAACGCAGGG agGAAGAATATAATGCAACGTTTGCGGAGTTTGTGTTTCTGTATGAG aCGCAAGGAATAG
- the LOC130050558 gene encoding uncharacterized protein LOC130050558 gives MRRDEEISLETFTCLVPSNDSTPGQFYLLPKIHKEGIPGRPIVSAIGHPTEKISQFLDMHLRPHVETIPSYLKDTTDYMNKTPTSNLPDNTLLVTMDVASLYTNIPHDEGIEACKEVWNSRKHQKPSTDSLVELLEHVLKRNNFMFNGEHYLQVSGTAMGTKMAPSYANIFMGRLEKQLLLQVPTKPLSWLRFIDDIEIKWVEGRESLDNFVSFVNSFHHNIKFTVDISDTTNTFLDTKSTLRNGEIEFDLHTKPTDAHLYLMPSSCHPHHIFKGLPKGLAIRARRICSSEESYERQGQQIKSHLCKRGYKPLSVTNAIDEVKTIDRSSLLQYREKTKRCRVPLVTTYHPALKDLNKILKDNFPKLLDNPRLAREFGEPPMVSFRRPRNIKDLVP, from the exons ATGAGACGCGATGAAGAAAtaagtcttgaaactttcactTGTCTCGTTCCCTCTAACGACAGCACACCTGGACAATTCTACCTTCTACCTAAAATACACAAAGAAGGAATCCCAGGCCGCCCAATTGTCAGCGCTATTGGTCATCCAACTGAGAAAATCTCACAGTTTTTGGACATGCACCTACGACCTCATGTAGAAACCATACCGTCCTACCTCAAAGACACGACAGACTACATGAACAAAACCCCAACTTCGAACTTGCCAGACAACACCCTTCTCGTGACTATGGACGTTGCATCATTATACACGaacattcctcacgatgaaggCATTGAGGCATGCAAGGAAGTCTGGAACAGTAGAAAACACCAAAAACCGTCCACGGACTCCTTGGTTGAACTTTTAGAACATGTACTTAAACGCAATAACTTCATGTTCAATGGGGAACATTACCTCCAAGTAAGTGGTACGGCCATGGGAACTAAAATGGCACCCTCGTATGCTAACATATTTATGGGTAGACtagaaaaacaacttttgcTACAAGTACCCACTAAACCCCTCAGCTGGCTTAGGTTCATCGATGACATAGAAATCAAATGGGTCGAAGGAAGGGAAAGTCTGGACAATTTTGTGTCCTTTGTCAATTCATTTCACCATAATATTAAGTTCACAGTGGATATTTCAGATACCACCAATACATTTCTTGATACAAAATCCACTCTTAGAAATGGTGAAATTGAATTTGATCTCCATACCAAACCGACCGACGCCCATTTATATCTAATGCCATCCAGCTGTCACCCACATCACATTTTCAAGGGTTTACCGAAAGGCCTAGCAATTCGTGCCAGACGAATTTGTTCTAGTGAGGAATCCTATGAACGACAGGGTCAACAAATAAAGTCTCATTTATGCAAACGAGGTTACAAGCCGCTATCTGTCACTAATGCCATTGATGAGGTTAAAACAATCGACAGGTCTTCACTGTTGCAGTACAGGGAGAAAACGAAACGCTGTAGAGTACCTCTAGTCACCACTTACCACCCTGCATTGAAGGACCTAAACAAAATCCTAAAGGATAACTTCCCGAAACTCTTGGATAATCCTAGATTGGCAAGAGAATTTGGTGAGCCACCAATGGTGTCCTTCAGACGACCCAGGAATATCAAGGATTTGGTG CCATAA